One stretch of Francisella sp. LA112445 DNA includes these proteins:
- a CDS encoding NUDIX domain-containing protein gives MIKTSALLCVKDGKMLLVRVRDNTIWYFPGGKIDEGETHLQTIIRELDEELNVQIQSSELKYLGEVITDNHDRTDIVSVQCYAGDIIQPIQPCAEISEIRWFDLDDTEFMAPAVIESINRWYKP, from the coding sequence ATGATAAAAACTTCTGCCTTACTTTGTGTCAAGGATGGCAAAATGCTTCTTGTAAGGGTTCGTGATAATACTATTTGGTATTTTCCAGGTGGTAAGATAGATGAAGGTGAAACTCATCTACAAACAATTATTCGTGAGCTTGATGAGGAACTAAACGTACAAATACAGTCATCAGAACTAAAGTATCTCGGTGAAGTCATAACAGATAATCATGATAGGACAGATATTGTGTCAGTACAGTGCTATGCTGGAGATATCATCCAACCAATACAGCCATGTGCAGAGATTTCTGAAATAAGGTGGTTTGATCTAGATGATACAGAGTTTATGGCTCCAGCTGTGATAGAAAGTATAAATAGATGGTATAAACCATAG
- a CDS encoding alpha-hydroxy acid oxidase, whose product MKNNLQKIISLDELREIYHRKVPKMFVDYCESGSWKQQTLEYNQKDFDKYLFKQKVLTDIQHRSLNTKIIGQEYKMPLAFAPVGLLGMQHADGEIHAARAAEKFGIPFTLSTMSICSIEEVAKKTSKPFWFQLYMMKDRKFMANLIASAKHAGCNALVLTADLQMLGNRYADIKNGLTVPPEPTIKNLINLSTKIPWCLNILKTKNRTFGNILNHIENKGGFASLGKWTNEQFDLSLNWRDVEWVQKQWNGPMIIKGIMCPEDAIMAQNTGADAIVVSNHGGRQLDGAPSSILVLEEIVASVDNKLEVLIDSGIRSGQDLLKAKALGATAGLIGRPMVYGVGAYGERGAHRVLEIFYEEMDKTMAFCGHTDINNVDKSILINSN is encoded by the coding sequence ATGAAAAATAATCTACAAAAAATCATATCACTTGATGAGCTACGTGAAATCTATCATCGTAAAGTCCCTAAAATGTTTGTTGACTACTGTGAGTCTGGCTCATGGAAACAACAAACCTTAGAATATAATCAAAAAGATTTTGATAAATATCTTTTTAAACAAAAAGTTCTTACAGATATACAACATCGCTCGTTAAATACTAAGATCATAGGGCAAGAATATAAAATGCCTTTAGCATTTGCTCCTGTAGGTTTACTTGGAATGCAACACGCTGATGGTGAGATTCATGCCGCTAGAGCTGCTGAAAAGTTTGGAATACCCTTTACCCTATCTACGATGTCTATTTGTTCTATTGAAGAAGTAGCAAAGAAAACATCAAAACCATTCTGGTTTCAGCTGTATATGATGAAAGATAGAAAGTTTATGGCAAATCTAATAGCTAGTGCAAAACATGCTGGTTGTAATGCTTTAGTACTAACAGCTGACTTACAAATGCTTGGGAATCGCTATGCTGATATAAAAAATGGTTTAACTGTACCACCAGAACCAACTATCAAAAATCTAATTAATTTAAGCACAAAAATCCCATGGTGCTTAAATATTTTAAAAACCAAAAATAGAACTTTTGGTAATATCCTAAATCATATAGAAAACAAAGGTGGCTTTGCATCTTTAGGCAAATGGACAAATGAACAGTTTGATCTAAGCTTAAACTGGCGAGATGTTGAATGGGTACAAAAACAATGGAATGGTCCAATGATTATCAAAGGTATTATGTGCCCTGAAGATGCTATTATGGCTCAAAATACTGGAGCTGATGCAATTGTTGTATCAAATCATGGTGGTCGCCAACTAGATGGTGCTCCATCAAGCATCTTAGTTCTAGAGGAAATCGTTGCATCTGTAGATAACAAGCTTGAAGTTCTTATTGATAGTGGCATTCGCTCTGGGCAAGATCTTTTAAAGGCAAAAGCCCTAGGTGCAACGGCTGGACTAATCGGTAGACCGATGGTTTATGGTGTCGGTGCTTATGGTGAGAGAGGAGCCCATAGAGTATTAGAGATCTTCTATGAAGAAATGGATAAAACTATGGCATTTTGTGGTCATACAGATATTAATAATGTTGATAAATCAATTTTAATAAATTCTAACTAG
- a CDS encoding MFS transporter: protein MSIINIDKLKIRMVILLSFFILMGMSIDLFAPSLPGISSSLNISSATAKMVISVYLVGYALGNFIIGIITDALGRRTLLRSSCLLFVIVSILPPLIPNEYVLLTVRCCQGLLMGSMGVLSRSIFSDILPPEKLLKLGPTLGLLWGLGPIVGPIIGGFLQEYFGWKAGFYFFTIVTFIITVLVFVYIPETIAKKTQLKISQVSKNITEVVTDAKFMTLCIVMGMAYSMIISFNTLGPFLIQDVMGYSPSFFGKLAIFLGCSFLPAPIIARKILDHYSVSKIYFMVTHFFILLMLIFFVASYFIHDSLSLLVIATMAAYFVCGAIFPLSIGKGISMFTHVSGTAAAIMYLINMTITSLVSFIQGGLHAHTVANIIAIYLVLMVIILGLYWYKLKDL, encoded by the coding sequence ATGTCTATAATTAATATTGATAAATTAAAAATAAGAATGGTAATACTTTTATCATTCTTTATATTAATGGGGATGAGCATTGATTTGTTCGCACCTTCATTACCAGGAATTAGCTCTTCATTAAATATCTCATCAGCAACTGCAAAGATGGTTATTTCAGTATATTTAGTAGGCTATGCATTGGGGAACTTTATAATTGGTATTATAACTGATGCTTTAGGCCGTAGAACATTACTAAGGTCTTCATGTTTATTGTTTGTTATAGTAAGTATTCTACCGCCATTGATCCCTAATGAATATGTATTACTGACAGTTAGATGTTGTCAAGGATTACTTATGGGATCTATGGGTGTACTTAGTAGAAGTATTTTCTCAGATATACTTCCTCCTGAGAAGCTTTTAAAGCTTGGGCCAACTCTTGGCTTACTTTGGGGCTTAGGACCAATTGTTGGACCTATTATTGGAGGTTTTTTACAAGAGTATTTTGGTTGGAAAGCAGGATTTTACTTCTTTACTATAGTTACTTTTATAATAACGGTATTGGTTTTTGTATATATACCAGAGACTATTGCAAAAAAGACACAGTTAAAAATATCACAGGTATCTAAAAATATTACAGAAGTAGTTACAGATGCAAAATTTATGACTTTATGTATAGTTATGGGTATGGCTTATTCTATGATTATTAGTTTTAACACTTTAGGTCCATTTTTAATCCAAGATGTGATGGGGTATTCACCTTCTTTCTTTGGTAAATTAGCGATCTTCTTAGGGTGTTCATTTCTGCCAGCTCCAATAATTGCACGCAAAATATTGGATCATTATTCTGTTAGTAAGATCTATTTTATGGTTACGCATTTTTTCATTTTATTGATGTTAATATTTTTTGTAGCTAGTTATTTTATACATGATAGTCTTAGCTTACTTGTTATAGCTACTATGGCTGCATATTTTGTTTGTGGAGCAATATTTCCTTTATCTATAGGAAAGGGTATTTCAATGTTTACTCATGTTTCAGGAACTGCGGCAGCGATTATGTATCTTATAAATATGACTATAACGAGTTTAGTATCTTTTATTCAAGGTGGGCTTCATGCACACACAGTCGCTAATATTATAGCTATATATCTAGTACTGATGGTAATAATACTTGGCTTATATTGGTATAAGCTTAAGGATCTGTAA
- a CDS encoding valine--tRNA ligase: MTQEMNKNYNPKEIEQSNYQNWEASGKFACPTENNHTDSKDTYAIMLPPPNVTGTLHMGHGFQMTLMDILTRYNRMNGKDTLWQPGTDHAGIATQMVVERQLNAQGISRHDLGRENFVSKVWEWKELSGGTITSQMRRIGASPDWDRERFTMDDGLSDAVKKCFIKLYEDGLAYRGERLVNWDPKLKTAVSDLEVAQVDKQGSLWHFVYPVADSDEKIIIATTRPETMLGDMAVAVHPEDERYTHLVGKMINLPLTDRQIPIIADDYVEKDFGTGCVKITPAHDFNDYEMGKRHDLPMMNILTDDAALNSNVPSKYQGLDRFEARKQIVADMDALGLLDKIEPHALKVPTGDRTGEVLEPYLTKQWFVKTDVLAKPAIEAVENGTVRFVPDNWKNTYFSWMRDIQDWCVSRQLWWGHRIPAWYDEAGNAYVGESEADVRAKYNLADDIVIKQDEDVFDTWFSSALWPFSTLGWPEKTPELEKYYPTSVLVTGFDIIFFWVARMMMFGMYFMNDVPFRDIYITGLIRDSEGQKMSKSKGNVLDPVDLIDGITLDELLKKRTTGLMQPQMKAKIEKATKKEFPEGISAYGSDAVRFTYAALASTSRDISFDTARVEGYRNFCNKLWNASRFVMMNLDDYKVCDNYELGVADKWIWSVLNNAVADIHRQLANYRFDMVANTIYDLVWNNYCDWYVEFAKVALKDESLSEKQKNGVKYTLTKVLENILALAHPLIPFITESIYQQLKAHLDNAKETIMDVSYPVATEDLEAPEAEKAITWLQSVVTTLRNMRSEVGIKPSLEISLIVKDVAEEDKQYLAQTEGFIKALARINNIEFNDNPPTSLSQIVEGLELNIPLAGLVDIEAEKARLDKELDKLKGEVARVEKKLSNERFVSNAPEAVVAAEKGKLAKYQELYAKTLEKKEALV; the protein is encoded by the coding sequence ATGACTCAAGAAATGAATAAAAACTATAATCCAAAAGAAATAGAACAATCTAACTACCAGAACTGGGAAGCTTCAGGTAAGTTTGCTTGCCCGACTGAGAATAACCATACTGACTCAAAAGATACTTATGCAATAATGCTACCACCACCTAATGTAACAGGGACATTACATATGGGGCATGGTTTTCAGATGACTTTGATGGATATCCTTACGCGTTATAATCGTATGAACGGTAAAGATACACTTTGGCAACCAGGTACGGATCATGCAGGCATTGCTACGCAAATGGTTGTTGAAAGACAGCTTAATGCTCAAGGTATCTCAAGACATGATTTAGGGCGTGAGAATTTTGTAAGTAAGGTTTGGGAATGGAAAGAGCTATCAGGTGGTACTATCACATCTCAAATGCGTAGAATTGGCGCATCTCCAGATTGGGATCGTGAGAGATTTACAATGGATGATGGTTTATCTGATGCAGTTAAAAAATGTTTTATTAAACTATACGAAGATGGTTTAGCATATCGTGGTGAGAGATTAGTGAACTGGGATCCTAAATTAAAGACAGCTGTTTCAGACTTAGAGGTTGCTCAGGTAGATAAGCAAGGTTCTTTATGGCATTTTGTATATCCTGTAGCTGATAGTGATGAGAAGATTATAATAGCAACGACTCGTCCTGAGACAATGCTTGGTGATATGGCTGTTGCAGTTCATCCAGAAGATGAAAGATACACTCATTTAGTAGGTAAAATGATAAATCTACCACTTACGGATAGACAAATTCCAATTATCGCGGATGATTATGTTGAGAAAGATTTTGGTACTGGCTGTGTAAAGATCACTCCTGCTCATGACTTTAATGACTATGAAATGGGTAAAAGACATGATTTACCAATGATGAATATCTTAACTGATGATGCAGCATTAAATTCTAATGTTCCGTCAAAATATCAAGGTTTAGATAGATTTGAAGCACGTAAGCAAATAGTTGCTGATATGGATGCACTAGGTCTTTTAGATAAGATAGAGCCACATGCTCTTAAAGTGCCTACCGGTGATAGAACTGGAGAAGTTTTAGAACCATATCTGACTAAGCAATGGTTTGTCAAAACTGATGTACTTGCAAAGCCAGCAATAGAAGCTGTAGAAAATGGTACTGTTAGATTTGTACCGGATAACTGGAAAAATACATATTTTTCTTGGATGAGAGATATTCAAGATTGGTGTGTGTCACGTCAATTATGGTGGGGTCATAGAATTCCTGCGTGGTATGATGAAGCAGGTAATGCTTATGTAGGTGAAAGTGAGGCAGATGTTAGAGCTAAATATAATTTAGCTGATGATATAGTTATTAAGCAGGATGAAGATGTATTTGATACATGGTTCTCATCTGCATTATGGCCATTTAGCACATTAGGTTGGCCTGAGAAAACTCCTGAGTTAGAGAAATATTATCCGACAAGCGTACTTGTAACTGGTTTTGATATTATCTTCTTCTGGGTTGCTAGAATGATGATGTTTGGCATGTATTTTATGAATGATGTACCGTTTAGAGATATCTATATCACTGGACTTATTCGTGACAGTGAAGGTCAGAAAATGTCAAAATCTAAGGGGAATGTTTTAGATCCTGTAGATTTGATAGATGGTATTACGTTAGATGAGCTTTTGAAAAAAAGAACCACTGGTCTAATGCAGCCACAGATGAAAGCTAAGATCGAAAAAGCTACTAAAAAAGAATTCCCTGAAGGTATAAGTGCTTATGGTTCAGATGCTGTGAGATTTACTTATGCTGCATTGGCTTCTACATCTCGTGATATTAGTTTTGATACTGCTAGAGTAGAGGGATATCGTAATTTCTGTAACAAGCTTTGGAATGCTTCAAGATTTGTAATGATGAATTTGGATGATTATAAAGTTTGTGATAATTATGAGCTAGGTGTTGCAGATAAGTGGATTTGGAGTGTTTTAAATAATGCTGTAGCGGATATCCATAGACAACTTGCTAACTATCGTTTTGATATGGTGGCAAATACTATTTATGATCTTGTTTGGAATAACTATTGTGACTGGTATGTTGAATTTGCTAAGGTTGCTTTAAAAGATGAATCTTTATCTGAGAAGCAAAAAAATGGAGTTAAATACACATTAACTAAAGTTCTAGAGAATATCCTTGCTTTAGCACATCCATTAATTCCATTTATTACAGAGAGTATCTATCAGCAGTTAAAAGCTCATCTTGATAATGCTAAAGAAACAATTATGGATGTCAGCTACCCTGTAGCTACTGAAGATTTAGAAGCCCCAGAAGCTGAGAAAGCTATTACATGGTTACAAAGTGTTGTAACAACTCTACGTAATATGCGTAGTGAAGTAGGTATCAAGCCATCTTTAGAGATCTCTCTAATTGTTAAAGATGTCGCTGAAGAAGATAAACAATATCTTGCTCAAACAGAAGGCTTTATAAAAGCATTAGCTAGGATAAATAATATTGAGTTTAATGATAATCCTCCAACATCTTTATCGCAAATTGTTGAAGGACTAGAGTTGAACATTCCATTAGCAGGCTTGGTTGATATTGAGGCTGAAAAAGCAAGATTAGATAAAGAGTTAGATAAGTTAAAAGGCGAGGTTGCAAGGGTAGAGAAGAAACTTTCTAATGAAAGATTTGTCTCAAATGCTCCAGAAGCTGTAGTTGCTGCAGAGAAAGGCAAGCTTGCTAAGTATCAAGAGCTATATGCTAAAACGCTTGAGAAGAAAGAGGCTTTAGTATAA
- the pcp gene encoding pyroglutamyl-peptidase I translates to MKKVFFSIFMFLTIIVAAQAKTVLVTGFTPFGGESINSAWQAVKNLPDKIDGVTIVKKQLPVSFKSSTEKLDSLIKQYNPDIIIDVGEAGGRSAVSLERVAINVDDARIPDNDNNQPIDKKISKTGKNAYFTKLPIYKIQSSVKKQGIPVHISNTAGTFVCNHVMYHLLELLDEKYPKKIGGFIHVPYTPAQVVDKSNTSSMSSIDATQALIKAIQVTIKTQG, encoded by the coding sequence ATGAAGAAAGTATTTTTTAGTATCTTTATGTTTTTGACAATTATTGTTGCTGCTCAAGCAAAAACTGTTTTGGTAACAGGGTTTACACCTTTCGGCGGTGAGAGTATTAATTCAGCTTGGCAAGCGGTTAAGAATTTGCCAGATAAGATCGATGGTGTGACTATCGTGAAGAAGCAATTGCCAGTATCATTTAAAAGCTCAACTGAAAAGCTAGATAGCTTAATAAAGCAGTATAATCCAGATATTATTATAGATGTAGGAGAAGCTGGAGGCAGATCAGCGGTTTCACTTGAGAGAGTAGCTATAAATGTTGATGATGCAAGGATTCCTGATAATGATAATAATCAACCAATAGATAAGAAAATATCTAAAACTGGTAAAAATGCATACTTCACAAAATTACCTATATATAAAATACAGAGTTCAGTGAAAAAACAAGGAATCCCTGTTCATATATCTAACACAGCAGGGACATTTGTATGTAATCATGTGATGTATCATTTACTAGAGCTCTTAGATGAGAAATACCCTAAAAAAATAGGTGGATTTATCCATGTACCATATACACCAGCTCAGGTTGTTGATAAGAGTAATACATCAAGTATGAGTAGTATTGATGCAACACAGGCACTAATAAAAGCTATACAAGTAACTATTAAAACTCAAGGATAA
- a CDS encoding DNA polymerase III subunit chi, with translation MQVEFHVLQTSEQKELLDSIVNYVLDNYKNKTFAILAPTGIAKELDEKLWQPGGESFIPHHCAISAREYNQYKNIPILITDNLFITSGFDVLINIMDVAVDPQRIKIKELKEFVYQQEQALLASRKKYMYYKSSNLEINTIKE, from the coding sequence ATGCAAGTTGAGTTTCACGTTTTACAAACGTCTGAACAAAAAGAGTTATTAGACTCGATTGTTAACTATGTTTTAGATAACTATAAAAATAAGACATTTGCAATTTTAGCACCTACTGGAATTGCCAAAGAACTAGATGAAAAACTATGGCAACCTGGAGGAGAGTCTTTTATCCCTCATCATTGTGCGATAAGTGCTAGAGAATATAACCAATATAAGAATATTCCTATCCTAATAACAGATAATTTATTTATAACCTCTGGTTTTGATGTTTTGATAAATATTATGGACGTAGCAGTAGATCCTCAAAGGATTAAGATAAAGGAGCTTAAAGAGTTCGTCTATCAGCAAGAGCAGGCGTTATTAGCTTCACGTAAAAAATATATGTACTACAAAAGTTCTAATTTAGAAATTAATACTATAAAAGAGTAG
- a CDS encoding acyltransferase family protein, with the protein MTYYKHIDGLRALAVLSVIFVHLNFTPFSGGYVGVDVFFVISGFLITNIIVKEINQTGNFCFINFYTRRVRRILPALAFVLFISFILSIWLLNIAQFKIFGGSLATASISFSNVFFYNQAGYFDIFSQSNPLLHTWSLGVEEQFYIFWPIMILIFSKVNRKLLIPTVIVIFLLSLGWSIHRQDVNLSSLYYLAPFRAFEFCVGAILVFVDRQTDNGSLKTSLFKEICCVIGFVFIIYPIFSYDSSTLFPSYNALLPCFGAVLLIYSGTAKFTGYLLRNSVVGFIGLISYSLYLVHWPLIVFVKTYNQDIGQSFDLSTVAKYIILASSILIATLMYYFIEQPFRKSIPKNKSKQIWLLLRWSVVVLFFLIIGGSIFYSKGWIWRAKSPNALAKVDDISKYHEENWGGSGFSGGLIFEGRTPYPNIVTMGDSHSGMLDTGIVDEIAKPNNLTVFTVSGGGAGKYASSLLLPGITRINANQELFDRSAKTGYKEAISQLLKSKNSILIYSASYSYQLNIAGYLKNHKSLNINTSSMTSYKDYKPFTNSLDKLLKLMDGHKLIIIGDVPGASKFNVMNCITKLKWFNSDNCLPTQKENLSIAAINVNKILKEYASKHKNVYFINPFSTFCKDDYCKNLDINGTPFYSDGHHLSKTGSIYFISHVENQIINIIDMPLD; encoded by the coding sequence ATGACATACTACAAACATATTGATGGATTAAGAGCACTAGCCGTTTTATCGGTAATATTTGTACATTTAAACTTTACTCCCTTTAGTGGGGGATATGTCGGGGTGGATGTTTTTTTTGTGATTTCTGGATTTTTAATCACTAATATTATAGTCAAAGAGATTAATCAAACTGGAAATTTTTGCTTTATAAATTTTTATACTAGAAGGGTCAGGAGGATACTTCCAGCTCTGGCATTTGTCTTATTTATATCGTTTATACTCTCTATTTGGCTATTAAATATTGCACAGTTTAAAATTTTTGGGGGCTCTTTAGCTACAGCATCAATATCATTTTCTAACGTGTTTTTTTATAATCAAGCAGGATATTTTGATATATTCTCTCAATCTAATCCATTACTCCATACTTGGTCTTTAGGCGTTGAAGAACAGTTCTATATTTTTTGGCCTATTATGATATTGATTTTTTCTAAGGTTAATAGGAAGCTACTTATACCGACGGTAATAGTAATATTTTTACTAAGTTTAGGGTGGTCTATACATAGACAAGATGTGAATCTATCTAGTCTATATTACTTAGCCCCTTTCAGAGCTTTCGAGTTTTGTGTGGGTGCAATACTAGTTTTTGTAGACAGACAGACGGACAATGGTTCACTAAAAACATCTTTATTTAAAGAGATATGTTGTGTTATAGGTTTTGTTTTTATTATATATCCTATATTCTCATATGATAGTAGTACATTATTTCCTAGTTATAATGCTCTACTTCCATGCTTTGGTGCCGTATTGCTAATATATTCAGGTACAGCTAAGTTTACTGGTTACTTATTGAGAAATAGTGTTGTAGGTTTTATTGGTTTAATAAGTTATTCACTTTATTTAGTACACTGGCCATTAATTGTTTTTGTAAAAACATATAATCAAGATATTGGACAATCTTTTGACTTATCTACAGTAGCAAAATATATTATATTAGCTAGTTCAATATTAATAGCTACACTTATGTACTATTTCATTGAACAGCCATTTAGAAAATCAATACCAAAAAATAAATCAAAACAAATATGGTTATTATTAAGGTGGTCTGTTGTTGTATTGTTTTTTCTTATTATTGGAGGGTCAATATTTTATAGTAAAGGTTGGATTTGGAGAGCTAAATCCCCTAATGCTTTAGCTAAAGTCGACGATATATCAAAATACCATGAAGAAAACTGGGGAGGATCTGGTTTTTCAGGAGGCTTAATATTTGAAGGGAGAACACCTTACCCTAATATTGTAACGATGGGAGATAGTCATTCAGGAATGTTAGATACTGGAATAGTTGATGAAATAGCGAAACCAAATAACCTAACAGTATTTACAGTATCTGGTGGAGGTGCTGGTAAGTATGCATCTTCTTTACTTTTGCCAGGAATAACTAGAATAAACGCAAATCAAGAGTTGTTTGATAGAAGTGCAAAAACTGGATATAAAGAAGCAATATCTCAACTGTTAAAAAGTAAAAATTCTATATTAATTTACTCAGCAAGTTACTCATATCAATTAAACATTGCTGGATATCTAAAAAATCACAAAAGTCTAAATATCAATACATCAAGTATGACAAGTTATAAAGACTATAAACCATTTACAAACTCTTTAGATAAATTATTAAAACTTATGGATGGGCATAAGCTAATTATTATTGGAGATGTTCCAGGAGCTTCAAAATTTAATGTGATGAATTGCATAACTAAATTAAAATGGTTTAATTCAGATAATTGCTTACCGACTCAGAAAGAAAATTTAAGTATAGCAGCCATTAATGTAAATAAAATTTTAAAAGAGTATGCATCTAAGCATAAAAATGTGTATTTCATAAATCCTTTTAGTACTTTTTGTAAAGATGATTATTGTAAAAATTTAGATATAAATGGCACTCCCTTTTATTCAGACGGGCATCATCTATCCAAAACAGGTTCAATATATTTTATATCTCATGTTGAAAACCAAATAATTAATATAATAGATATGCCATTAGACTAA
- a CDS encoding transporter suffix domain-containing protein: MTKKDWKYYLGIVFFCLSFVPYIIVFCIMPFLGLSAASYLAISSILLASAEGMFVLSVMLLGRAIIDAIKAGIKKIFKSAFSGQKPISYKRYLLGIIMFFASLIYPTLVTEMILIFDKIKQVGELNMIFILFSGDVIFIASFFVLGTDFVTKLKSAFKYQQ, from the coding sequence ATGACAAAAAAGGATTGGAAATATTATTTAGGTATTGTATTTTTTTGTTTGTCATTTGTACCGTATATAATAGTATTTTGTATTATGCCTTTTTTAGGACTATCTGCAGCTAGTTATTTAGCAATTTCTTCTATATTGTTAGCAAGTGCAGAGGGGATGTTTGTTTTATCTGTAATGTTACTTGGGCGAGCAATTATAGATGCGATAAAAGCCGGAATAAAAAAGATATTCAAATCCGCATTTTCAGGACAAAAGCCTATCAGTTATAAAAGATATTTGCTAGGCATTATTATGTTCTTTGCGAGCTTAATATATCCAACTTTAGTTACTGAGATGATTCTTATTTTTGATAAGATTAAACAGGTCGGTGAGCTTAATATGATTTTTATTTTGTTTAGTGGAGATGTAATATTTATAGCAAGCTTTTTTGTTTTAGGAACTGATTTCGTAACAAAATTAAAATCTGCATTTAAGTATCAACAATAG
- the nfsB gene encoding oxygen-insensitive NAD(P)H nitroreductase, whose product MNIVNYAKTRYTTKAYDSTKKLTKEQIQQIKDILRFTPSSVNSQPWHFILATSEQAKSKLAKAAENIHPKNVANIKNSALTIVLCFKTNIDNNYLEELLDQERKDGRFPTAEFENIQRDVRKKFALAYQDRPQELQNWAEKQVYISLGNLLLGLAGLGLHATPMEGIETDIIDKEFNLEEKGLKTSVIVTVGYNSEDDYNAKLPKSRLPEEKIFTEI is encoded by the coding sequence ATGAATATAGTCAACTACGCTAAAACTCGATACACAACAAAAGCTTATGACTCAACAAAAAAGCTTACTAAAGAACAAATCCAACAGATAAAGGATATACTTAGATTTACGCCATCAAGTGTAAACTCTCAGCCATGGCACTTTATCTTGGCTACTTCTGAGCAAGCAAAATCAAAGCTTGCAAAGGCCGCTGAAAATATCCATCCTAAAAACGTAGCAAATATAAAAAACTCCGCTTTGACTATAGTACTTTGTTTTAAAACAAACATTGATAATAACTATCTAGAAGAGCTTTTAGATCAAGAAAGAAAAGATGGTCGCTTCCCTACTGCTGAATTCGAAAACATACAAAGAGATGTACGTAAAAAGTTTGCTCTAGCATACCAAGATAGACCTCAAGAATTACAAAACTGGGCTGAAAAACAAGTTTATATAAGCCTAGGCAATCTACTACTAGGCCTAGCTGGTTTAGGCTTGCATGCTACACCTATGGAAGGTATTGAAACAGATATTATTGATAAAGAGTTTAATTTGGAAGAAAAAGGCCTTAAAACTTCTGTTATTGTTACAGTTGGTTATAACTCAGAAGATGATTATAATGCTAAACTACCTAAATCAAGACTTCCTGAAGAAAAAATATTTACCGAGATTTAG
- a CDS encoding nicotinamide mononucleotide transporter family protein, giving the protein MELAISILGYITQFTQVIGWRINLLLGTFLFASLSAFTYSDELYANAIIRALAAIVCFLGFINWKTSIYYFKKWHLLPYILVVFVVAMIQVQFTNNPLPILDTIVATMGLIATFLMAVRSIYCWLFLTTLNALETVMFFMVHNYYLSLMQLVYMLTSVIGIIIWKKRGVDRSLLTN; this is encoded by the coding sequence ATGGAATTAGCAATATCTATATTGGGATATATAACACAATTTACACAAGTTATTGGATGGAGAATAAATTTACTATTAGGGACTTTTCTATTTGCAAGTTTATCGGCATTTACATACTCTGATGAGTTATATGCAAATGCTATAATTAGGGCTTTAGCAGCAATTGTTTGCTTTTTAGGCTTTATAAATTGGAAAACATCGATTTATTATTTTAAGAAATGGCACTTATTACCTTATATATTAGTAGTTTTTGTTGTTGCCATGATTCAGGTCCAATTTACGAATAATCCTTTACCAATACTTGATACTATTGTTGCAACTATGGGGCTTATAGCAACATTCTTAATGGCTGTTAGAAGTATTTACTGTTGGCTTTTTTTGACTACATTAAATGCTCTAGAGACAGTAATGTTTTTTATGGTTCATAATTATTATCTGTCGCTAATGCAACTTGTATATATGCTTACATCTGTAATAGGCATTATCATCTGGAAGAAAAGAGGAGTTGATAGGTCTTTGTTGACTAACTAA